In Ktedonobacteraceae bacterium, the genomic window CAGGCTCTATATTGGTCATGGATGGAGGCCACCTACACCGCCTTCGGGAAGACTCCCTGTTCAAGATTGAGGATCTTCTTGCAGAAGAAATTTAGAGAAAAGGCCAGCCGCATCCATATACAGTCTAAATCTGGTAGTCCATCTCACCGTTCCAGCCTTGAGTGAGTTCCTGGTGCTTTTTGAGCGTTTCGCCGCCCTTTACCAGCAGTTCAGCAGGCTTGGAAGCAACGACGGAATTGGGGGGAACGGATTCGAGCACCAGGGTCATGCCGCCAATTTTGCTGCCCCTACCGATGGTGATCGGTCCCAGGATAGCTGCTCCGACTCCGATGGTCACGTCATCTTCTATGGTGGGGTGACGTTTCTGGCGACGACCGGGGCTGGGTCGCCACCAGCCGGTTGCGCCGAGTGTGACCTGGTGATAAAGCATGACGTTATTGCCGATCTCTGCCGTTTCACCGATTACGACGCCAGCACCATGGTCGATGAAGAAACGTTTGCCGATCTTCGCGCCGGGATGGATCTCGATACCGCCAGTGATGAAACGCGCGAATTGCGAGATCAGCCTGGGAATAAAGGGAATGTGCGCTTTGTAGAGGGCATGTGCAATACGATGATAGAAAAGCGCCCACAGCCCCTGGTAGAGCAAGGCTTCGAAGATGTTGCGACACGCGGGGTCTTTCTCGAAGATGACGTCAATGGCGTCCGGCCAGCGCGTTCTACGACGCGGCGTCGTGCCAGGAACGGGAATTAAGATGCCGGGAGGAACCTGAGGTAGATGCGAAAGGTCCGCTTCATTGTGATTAGGTAATGCCTGGTTCCTGGTTTCGTCTGGAATACTTTGCGACATGCTACTTGCGATCCCTTTCCATTGATCTACCTTCTGGTTAGTATGCTGGTCAAAGTTATCTTCTGTTCTGTTTGGAGTGTAGGGCAGGAAAGAGTTATTGTCAAGAGTAAGTTTGCTGCTGACATACTGTTGTCATCAGCACCAATTATACTGTAAGCAGACCTGAAGGAATTTTCTGATTCATCCTCGATTAAGAGGATTTGGAGGGAA contains:
- the epsC gene encoding serine O-acetyltransferase EpsC; the encoded protein is MSQSIPDETRNQALPNHNEADLSHLPQVPPGILIPVPGTTPRRRTRWPDAIDVIFEKDPACRNIFEALLYQGLWALFYHRIAHALYKAHIPFIPRLISQFARFITGGIEIHPGAKIGKRFFIDHGAGVVIGETAEIGNNVMLYHQVTLGATGWWRPSPGRRQKRHPTIEDDVTIGVGAAILGPITIGRGSKIGGMTLVLESVPPNSVVASKPAELLVKGGETLKKHQELTQGWNGEMDYQI